The segment TGATCCTGTCCACCAGCACCTACGGGCAGCGCAGCACCGGGTCGAGCCACCTGCCGGGGGCGCTGGTAAAGGGGTTGACCCTGACCTTGTGATTGGCAGGCCTGGCCCAATCGCCGGCAAGCCGGCTCCTACAGAAAAACGCGCCCCCTGTAGGAGCCGGCTTGCCGGCGATGGGGCCATCACAGGCCACCCTCAATCAGGCTGATACCGCTCCTCCAACTGCTGGCGCCAAGCATCACTGGCCTCAAACCGGTCAAACCAGGCCTTGCGTCCCTCAGCACCCTGCGCCTTGAACCACGGCGCCAGATACAGATCCTCGTAGTACGCCTGGCCGCCCTGCATGTTGCCAACCCACCACCGCGCCTCAAATTCAGGGAACGCCACCCAGGGCGGCGGAGGCGCGAAACCCACCTCATTCAACGCCACCAACAGCGCCTCACTGTCGGTAACCAGGCGCACAGTCAGCGCATTGAACTCCCGGTCCGAAATCTTTAGCAGCAGGCGCTTGCCGCCCTCCCGGCTGCAGTACCCCTCCCCGTCCTGTTCGAACCCTTGATCGATCAGGCTCCACAAGCGCGCGCCATCGCTGGCATCCAGCAGAATCTGCCAATACCGGGCGCCAACGCCCCTTTCCATCAGGTCCAAGGTGAAACCTGAGCACGGGGCCGGCACATCCAGGCTCGCCTTACCGCCAAACTGGGTCTTCAATTGCTCGATGGAATAACCAAGCACCTGCTCCTGCGGCCCAGGCCGGAACAGCCTGCGCAGGCGTGCCAAAAAAGGCATGATGTGTTCTCCATGACCACCGCCAGGCGCCCACGGTAGACGCGCCGGCAACCCGAGGCAACGCTCACGCACCGCCAACACCTTGCAAAGGGACAGTCGCCCACCCGCTCCGAGGACCCCATGCCCGACCGTGCCCCGCTAGACCCCGTTACCGCCCGCTGGCTGCCCTGGGTGGTGGCCATCGCCTTCTTCATGCAGTCCCTGGACGGCACCATCCTCAACACCGCGCTGCCGGCCATGGCCCGCTCGCTGGCCGAGGACCCGCTGCGCATGCAGGGGGTGATCATCGCCTACATGCTCACCGTGGCCCTGCTGATCCCGGCCTCGGGCTGGATCGCCGACCGCTTCGGCACCAAGCGCATCTTCTTCGGCGCCATCTTGCTGTTCAGTTTCGGCTCGCTGCTGTGCGCCATGGCCAACAGCCTGGGCTTTCTGATTTTCGCCCGCATCGTCCAGGGCCTGGGCGGCGCGCTGATGCTGCCGGTGGGGCGGCTGGTGGTGCTGCGCGCCTACCCGCGCACCGAACTGGTGCGCATCATGAGCTTCATCACCATCCCCGGCCTGCTCGGTCCGCTGCTGGGCCCGACCCTCGGCGGCTGGCTGGTGGAGATCCTCAGCTGGCACTGGATCTTTTTGCTCAACCTGCCGGTGGGCGCGCTGGGCTGCTACGCGGTGTGGAAGTTCATCCCCGACCTGCGCGGCGCCGAGCGCACCCGCTTCGATACCCCGGGCTTTTTGCTGTTCGGCGCGGCGATGGTGCTGATCACCATCGCCATGGAGGGCCTGGGCGAGCTGCACCTGCCGCACCTGCGGGTGATGTTGCTGCTGTTCGCCGGCATGGCGTGCCTGGCGGCTTACTGGCTGCGCGCCGGGCACGACCCAGAGCCGCTGTTTTCGCCGTCGCTGTTCCGGGTGCGTACCTTCGCCATCGGCATCCTCGGCAACCTGTTCGCCCGCCTGGGCAGCGGCGCCCTGCCCTTTCTGGTGCCGTTGCTGCTGCAGGTAGCGCTGGGCTACTCGCCGGCCCAGGCCGGCATGAGCATGATCCCCCTGGCGGCAGCGGCGATGGTTGCCAAGTCGGTGGCGCGGCCGCTGATCGAGCGCCTGGGCTACCGCATCGTGCTCACCGGCAACACCCTGCTGCTGGGCATATTGCTGGCAAGCCTGGGGCTGGTGACCGAGCAGACGCCCTACGCCCTGCTGCTGGTGCAGCTGGCGTTGCTCGGGGCGGTGAACTCGATGCAGTTCACGGCGATGAACACGGTGACCCTGATCGACCTGGACGACGCCAGCGCCAGCAGCGGCAACAGCCTGCTGTCGGTGGTGGCGCAGCTGTCGCTGAGCCTGGGCGTGGCCTGCGCCGGTGCGCTGCTAGGCGGCTTCACCGCCGCCGGCAGCGCCGATGGCGTGGAAACCACCCTGGGGGCGTTCCAGCTGACCTTCGTCACCATTGGCCTGATGGCCATGCTGGCGGCGGCGATCTTCCTGCAGCTGTCGCCGACGGACGGAAGGCGCGCCCGTCGTCCGGAACATCACGTCGAGTCGTAGGGCGAATGGCCACGAGGCTGGTAGACTGTGCGGCATTTTTGCATTGCAGCAGGCCCGCCTCGTGACCCTCGAAACCACCGCCTTTGCCACCCTTCCGCTGTCCAACGCCATGCTGGCCAACCTGGACGCACTGGGCTACGCCTCGATGACGCCGATCCAGGCCCAGAGCCTGCCGGTCATCCTCAAAGGCCAGGACCTGATCGCCCAGGCCAAGACCGGCAGCGGCAAGACCGCCGCCTTCGGCATCGGCCTGCTCAACCCGATCAACCCGCGCTACTTCGGCTGCCAGGCCCTGGTGCTGTGCCCCACCCGCGAGCTGGCCGACCAGGTAGCCAAAGAGCTGCGCCGCCTGGCCCGCGCCGAGGACAACATCAAGATCCTCACCCTTTGCGGTGGCGTGTCGCTGGGCCCGCAAATCGCCTCGCTGGAGCACGGCGCCCACATCATCGTCGGCACTCCGGGGCGCATCCAGCAGCACCTGGACAAAGGCACCCTGAAACTTGATGGCCTCAACACCCTGGTGCTGGACGAAGCTGACCGCATGCTCGACATGGGCTTCTTCGATGCCATCGCCGCGATCATTGGCAAGACCCCGTCGCGCCGCCAGACCCTGCTGTTCTCGGCCACCTACCCGGCCGGCATCGAGCAACTGGCCAAGGACTTCATGCGCCAGCCGCAGCAGGTGAAGGTCGAGGCGCTGCACAGCGACAACCAGATCGAACAGCGCTTCATCGAAATCGACCCGCAGCAGCGCCTGGAGGCGGTCACCCGCGTGCTCGGCCACTTCCGCCCGCAGTCCTGCGTGGCGTTCTGTTTCACCAAGCAGCAGTGCGAAGACCTGGTGACCCACCTGACCGCCAAGGGCATCCATGCCCAGGCCCTGCACGGCGACCTGGAACAACGCGACCGCGACCAGGTGCTGACCCTGTTCGCCAACCGCAGCAGCTCGGTGCTGGTGGCCACCGACGTGGCCGCCCGCGGCCTGGACATCGACGGCCTGGACCTGGTGATCAACGTCGAGCTGGCGCGTGACGCCGAAATCCACGTGCACCGCGTGGGCCGCACCGGCCGCGCCGGCGAAAAAGGCACGGCGATCAGCCTGGTGGCCCCGGCCGAGGGCCACCGCGCCCAGGCCATCGAAGACCTGCAAAAGCAACCGCTGCGCTGGGAACAGCTGGACAGCCTCAAGAGCAAGGGCGGCGAGCCGCTGCTGCCACCGATGAGCACCCTGTGCATCGGCGCCGGGCGCAAGGACAAGCTGCGCCCGGGCGACATCCTCGGCGCGCTGACTGGCGATGCCGGCCTGCCGGGCAAGCAGGTGGGCAAGATCGCCATCTTCGACTTCGTCGCCTTCGTGGCGGTGGAGCGCGCGGTGGCCAAGCAGGCCATGCAGCGGCTGAACAGCGGCAAGATCAAGGGCCGCGCCCTGAAAGTTCGCATTATCTAAACGGCTTCACCGATTATCCGTGGGAGCGGGCTTGCCCCGCGATGAGGCCAGATCAGGCAATGATGTTGCCCCTGATGAAGCCATCGCGGGGCAAGCCCGCTCCCACGCACCCCCTACTTTGCCAAAGGTTCCAACCGTGCACTCCACCGACGTGATCATCCTCGGCGCCGGCGCCGCCGGCCTGATGTGCGCCCAGCTCAGCGCCCGCCGCGGGCGCCGGGTGCTGCTGCTCGACCACGCCAACAAACCGGGCAAGAAGATCCTCATGTCCGGCGGCGGGCGCTGCAATTTCACCAACCTGTACACCGAGCCTGCCAACTTCCTCTCGCACAACCCGCACTTCTGCAAGTCGGCGCTGGCCCGCTACACCCAGTGGGACTTCATCGAACTTGTGTGCAAGCACGGCGTGCCGTACCACGAGAAAAAACTCGGCCAGCTGTTTTGCGACAACAAGGCCAGCGACATCCTCGACATGCTGCTCGCTGAATGCGACCAAGCCGGTGCCGAGCTGCGCATGAACACCAGCATCGAGCAAATCGAGAAGACCGACGCCGGCTATGTATTGCAGACCAGCGCCGGCGCGTTCGCCTGCCAGTCGCTGGTGATCGCCACCGGCGGCCTGTCGATCCCGACCCTGGGCGCCACCGGTTTTGGCTACCAGGTGGCCCGCCAGTTCGGCCACGAACTGCTGCCGACCCGCGCGGGGCTGGTGCCATTCACCATCACCGAGCCCCAGCTAAAGGCACTGTGCACCGAGCTGTCCGGCACCTCGCTGGACTGCGTGGCCAGCTGCAACGGGGTGAGTTTTCGCGAGAACCTGCTGTTCACCCACCGCGGCCTCAGCGGCCCGGCGATCCTGCAGATTTCGTCGTTCTGGGAGGCCGGTGACACGCTCGAGA is part of the Pseudomonas fakonensis genome and harbors:
- the mdtD gene encoding multidrug transporter subunit MdtD: MPDRAPLDPVTARWLPWVVAIAFFMQSLDGTILNTALPAMARSLAEDPLRMQGVIIAYMLTVALLIPASGWIADRFGTKRIFFGAILLFSFGSLLCAMANSLGFLIFARIVQGLGGALMLPVGRLVVLRAYPRTELVRIMSFITIPGLLGPLLGPTLGGWLVEILSWHWIFLLNLPVGALGCYAVWKFIPDLRGAERTRFDTPGFLLFGAAMVLITIAMEGLGELHLPHLRVMLLLFAGMACLAAYWLRAGHDPEPLFSPSLFRVRTFAIGILGNLFARLGSGALPFLVPLLLQVALGYSPAQAGMSMIPLAAAAMVAKSVARPLIERLGYRIVLTGNTLLLGILLASLGLVTEQTPYALLLVQLALLGAVNSMQFTAMNTVTLIDLDDASASSGNSLLSVVAQLSLSLGVACAGALLGGFTAAGSADGVETTLGAFQLTFVTIGLMAMLAAAIFLQLSPTDGRRARRPEHHVES
- the dbpA gene encoding ATP-dependent RNA helicase DbpA, with the protein product MLANLDALGYASMTPIQAQSLPVILKGQDLIAQAKTGSGKTAAFGIGLLNPINPRYFGCQALVLCPTRELADQVAKELRRLARAEDNIKILTLCGGVSLGPQIASLEHGAHIIVGTPGRIQQHLDKGTLKLDGLNTLVLDEADRMLDMGFFDAIAAIIGKTPSRRQTLLFSATYPAGIEQLAKDFMRQPQQVKVEALHSDNQIEQRFIEIDPQQRLEAVTRVLGHFRPQSCVAFCFTKQQCEDLVTHLTAKGIHAQALHGDLEQRDRDQVLTLFANRSSSVLVATDVAARGLDIDGLDLVINVELARDAEIHVHRVGRTGRAGEKGTAISLVAPAEGHRAQAIEDLQKQPLRWEQLDSLKSKGGEPLLPPMSTLCIGAGRKDKLRPGDILGALTGDAGLPGKQVGKIAIFDFVAFVAVERAVAKQAMQRLNSGKIKGRALKVRII
- a CDS encoding NAD(P)/FAD-dependent oxidoreductase — protein: MHSTDVIILGAGAAGLMCAQLSARRGRRVLLLDHANKPGKKILMSGGGRCNFTNLYTEPANFLSHNPHFCKSALARYTQWDFIELVCKHGVPYHEKKLGQLFCDNKASDILDMLLAECDQAGAELRMNTSIEQIEKTDAGYVLQTSAGAFACQSLVIATGGLSIPTLGATGFGYQVARQFGHELLPTRAGLVPFTITEPQLKALCTELSGTSLDCVASCNGVSFRENLLFTHRGLSGPAILQISSFWEAGDTLEINLLPDRDALEWLQGQQVERPNTELKTVLGEVFTRKLANLLAEQWFVSKPLKQYTPAELVQIAEKLAAWQVVPAGTEGYRTAEVTLGGVDTREVSSKTMESLKSPGLYFIGEVLDVSGHLGGFNFQWAWASANAAAQFV